One Trichosurus vulpecula isolate mTriVul1 chromosome 7, mTriVul1.pri, whole genome shotgun sequence genomic region harbors:
- the DLL1 gene encoding delta-like protein 1, with the protein MGRQSMLTFAVFSALLCQVWSSGVFELKLQEFVNKKGLLGNRNCCRGGSGGGSASAASGSGLLQCDCKTFFRVCLKHYQASVSPEPPCTYGSAVTPVLGANSFSVPDSSSNADPAFSNPIRFPFGFTWPGTFSLIIEALHTDSPDDLTTENPDRLISRLATQRHLTVGEEWSQDLHSSSRTDLKYSYRFVCDEHYYGEGCSVFCRPRDDAFGHFTCGERGEKVCNPGWKGQYCTEPICLPGCDEQHGFCDKPGECKCRVGWQGRYCDECIRYPGCLHGTCQQPWQCNCQEGWGGLFCNQDLNYCTHHKPCKNGATCTNTGQGSYTCSCRPGYTGANCEIEINECDANPCKNGGSCTDLENSYSCTCPPGFYGKNCELSAMTCADGPCFNGGRCTDNPDGGYTCHCPVGYSGFNCEKKIDYCSSSPCSNGAQCVDLGNSYLCQCQAGFTGRHCDNNMDDCASFPCVNGGTCQDGVNDYSCTCPPGYTGKNCSAPVSKCEHGPCHNGATCHERNNRYVCECARGYGGLNCQFLLPEPPVVVIPDKFIEGQNGQFPWIAVCAGIILVLMLLLGCAAVVVCVRLKLQKRQPPADACRGETETMNNLANCQREKDISVSVIGTAQIKNTNKKADFHGENNSDKNGFKTRYQTVDYNLVHDLKNEDPSREEHGKCEAKYETHDPGVEDKSTTPLKGGEASERKRPESVYSTSKDTKYQSVYVISEEKDECIIATEV; encoded by the exons ATGGGACGTCAGTCCATGCTGACCTTTGCAGTCTTCTCCGCGCTGCTTTGCCAG GTTTGGAGTTCCGGGGTGTTTGAGCTGAAGCTTCAAGAGTTCGTCAATAAGAAGGGGCTCCTGGGGAACCGCAACTGCTGCCgcgggggcagcgggggaggaAGCGCGAGCGCCGCTTCTGGCTCAGGGCTGCTGCAGTGCGATTGCAAGACTTTCTTCCGTGTGTGTCTAAAACACTACCAGGCCAGCGTGTCCCCGGAGCCTCCGTGCACCTACGGCAGCGCGGTCACCCCGGTGCTAGGGGCCAACTCCTTCAGTGTCCCTGACAGCTCCAGCAACGCAGACCCAGCCTTTAGCAACCCAATCCGCTTCCCCTTCGGCTTCACCTGGCCA GGCACTTTCTCACTTATCATCGAAGCTCTGCACACAGATTCACCAGATGATCTCACTACAG AAAACCCTGATCGCCTGATTAGCCGACTGGCCACACAGCGGCACCTGACGGTAGGGGAAGAGTGGTCTCAGGACCTGCACAGTAGCAGTCGAACTGATCTCAAGTACTCCTACCGATTTGTCTGTGATGAGCATTACTACGGTGAGGGCTGCTCAGTCTTCTGCAGACCCAGAGATGATGCCTTTGGCCACTTCACGTGTGGGGAGCGAGGAGAGAAGGTCTGCAATCCTGGTTGGAAAGGCCAGTACTGCACTGAAC CAATCTGCTTGCCAGGATGTGATGAGCAACATGGATTCTGTGACAAGCCTGGAGAATGCAA gtGTAGAGTTGGCTGGCAGGGTCGATACTGTGACGAGTGCATCAGATACCCAGGCTGCCTCCATGGGACCTGTCAACAGCCTTGGCAGTGTAATTGCCAGGAAGGCTGGGGAGGTCTTTTCTGTAACCAAG ACCTTAACTACTGTACTCATCACAAGCCTTGCAAGAATGGAGCGACTTGCACCAACACTGGTCAAGGAAGCTATACTTGCTCTTGTCGTCCAGGATATACTGGCGCCAACTGTGAGATTGAGATCAATGAATGTGATGCCAACCCTTGCAAAAACGGAGGAAGCTGCACA GATCTCGAAAACAGCTATTCCTGTACTTGTCCACCTGGCTTCTATGGTAAGAATTGTGAGCTGAGTGCCATGACGTGTGCCGATGGCCCTTGCTTCAATGGAGGCCGATGCACAGATAACCCTGATGGAGGATACACCTGTCACTGCCCAGTGGGTTACTCTGGCTTTAACTGTGAAAAGAAAATTGACTACTGCAGCAGCTCACCTTGTTCCAATG GAGCCCAGTGTGTTGATCTTGGGAATTCTTACCTATGCCAATGCCAGGCTGGTTTCACTGGGAGACACTGTGACAACAATATGGATGATTGCGCTTCCTTCCCTTGCGTGAACGGGGGTACCTGCCAAGATGGAGTAAATGACTACTCTTGCACCTGCCCCCCAGGATACACAGGGAAAAACTGCAGTGCCCCCGTCAGTAAATGCGAACATGGCCCCTGCCACAATGGGGCAACCTGCCATGAGAGAAACAACCGCTACGTGTGCGAGTGTGCCAGGGGCTACGGAGGACTCAACTGTCAGTTTTTGCTCCCTGAGCCTCCTGTGGTGGTGATTCCAGACAAATTCATAGAAGGCCAGAATGGGCAATTCCCTTGGATTGCTGTCTGTGCTGGCATCATTCTGGTCCTTATGCTACTGTTGGGGTGTGCCGCTGTGGTAGTCTGCGTGCGGCTGAAGCTCCAGAAACGGCAGCCCCCGGCTGACGCGTGCCGGGGAGAGACTGAAACCATGAACAATCTGGCCAACTGTCAGCGGGAAAAGGACATTTCAGTTAGTGTCATCGGCACTGCGCAAATCAAGAACACCAACAAGAAAGCGGATTTCCATGGGGAAAACAACTCAGATAAAAATGGCTTCAAGACTCGCTATCAAACAGTGGATTATAATTTGGTACATGATCTCAAGAATGAAGACCCTTCCAGGGAGGAGCACGGCAAGTGTGAAGCCAAGTATGAGACACATGACCCTGGAGTGGAAGACAAGAGTACCACACCACTGAAAGG TGGTGAAGCATCAGAACGGAAAAGGCCAGAATCTGTATACTCCACTTCTAAAGATACAAAGTACCAGTCAGTATATGTCATATCAGAAGAAAAAGATGAGTGCATCATAGCAACTGAG gTGTAA